A stretch of Henckelia pumila isolate YLH828 chromosome 4, ASM3356847v2, whole genome shotgun sequence DNA encodes these proteins:
- the LOC140862714 gene encoding uncharacterized protein, whose translation MKRIFLEKYFSALRAANIRNEIYGIKQNIVESLHEYWERFKKICTSCPQNQISENIFIQYCYEGLLPHDRSMVDVASGKVFVHKTPQDAKNLIENMAANSQQFGTNRSDPAPRRNNEVNVSSLEQQFIELTSLVRQMAIGNGQNLKVCGICAAMGHATDMCPTLQEKSVEQVNATRGFPGPPQRKYDPYSNTHNPGWRDHPNLRYGNPPMNQPAPHVQSNNQSYRPPYPPQPQRPQIPTPVRQLATAINKLEAQHSSILSSQTIPNPKENANAITLRNGKELQIQENVVKPLSKDEQDEEVRIENKEPTQGDMQNELKEFRKYEGIKELYDTFRRCEVNILLLDAIKQVPRYPKFFKELCTAKRKQTLKGCQKVELGENVSAVI comes from the exons ATGAAGAGGATCTTTTTGGAAAAGTACTTCTCAGCTTTGAGAGCAGCGAACATCAGGAATGAGATCTACGGCATCAAGCAAAATATAGTAGAGTCACTTCAtgaatattgggagcggttcaagaagattTGTACTAGCTGTCCACAaaatcagataagtgaaaatatttttattcaatattGTTATGAAGGTCTGTTACCTCATGATAGGAGTATGGTCGATGTGGCCAGTGGAAAAGTTTTTGTGCACAAGACACCACAAGATGCAAAGAACTTAATTGAGaacatggctgccaattctcagcaatttggcaccaacagaagtGATCCAGCACCCAGAaggaacaacgaggtaaatgtttcttcccttgaacaacaatttATTGAACTGACATCTCTTGTGCGCCAAATGGCTATAGGGAATGGGCAGAATTTAAAGGTATGTGGAATTTGCGCTGCAATgggacatgcaactgacatgtgtcccacacttcaagagaaATCGGTCGAGCAAGTAAATGCAACAAGAGGATTTCCCGGGCCACCACAGCGgaagtatgatccttattccaatACGCACAATCCAGGTTGGAGGGATCATCCTAACCTTAGATACGGAAACCCTCCGATGAATCAGCCTGCACCTCACGTGCAATCGAATAATCAATCTTACAGGCCACCATATCCTCCACAACCGCAACGTCCTCAAATTCCAACGCCCG TGAGACAACTAGCAACTGCAATCAATAAGTTGGAAGCACAACATTCTAGCATTTTGTCATCTCAAACAATCCCGAACCCAAAGGAGAATGCGAATGCaatcactctaaggaatgggaaggagctGCAGATCCAAGAAAATGTGGTTAAGCCCTTGTCAAAGGATGAACAGGATGAGGAGGTGAGGATTGAGAACAAGGAACCAACTCAAGGAGACATGCAAAACG AACTTAAAGAGTTTAGAAAATATGAAGGAATCAAGGAGCTCTATGacacttttcgtagatgtgaggtaaacaTTCTTTTGTTAGACGCTATTAAACAGGTACCTCGCTATCCTAAGTTTTTTAAGGAACTATGCACTGcaaaaagaaaacaaacattGAAAGGGTGCCAAAAGGTGGAGCTGGGAGAGAATGTGTCTGCTGTGATATAG